The following are encoded together in the Lactuca sativa cultivar Salinas chromosome 1, Lsat_Salinas_v11, whole genome shotgun sequence genome:
- the LOC111913597 gene encoding uncharacterized protein LOC111913597, translating into MAKFGIQVSMGQCRRAKKYALNLVEGSLVKHYDKLWSYGHEILRTNHGSTVKLDVEDGPDGKKYFSKFYCCFQGVKQGWIEGCRRIIGLDGCFLKGVCKGELLCAIRRNENDKIYHIAWAVVNVENKQNWKWFLELLIDDLNLNLGNGFSLMSDQHKGLIEVVKELLPYVEHKQCARHICQNLQKRFTVENGFLESFNAVIVDARKKPIITMSEDLRLYMMDRIYNIKLKGQQWGNHICPEIRDKVNLLKKVQRHYQVLPSGLNQFEGIRETDAYEVDLERKTCSCRLWQLNGYRCTHSVASISFLNRDVEAYVDNMFSTTTFRKEYNYKIAPMNSSDMWSETNYTPPLPPISRRMPGRPATKRKKSTTENTGTHRVSKDEKKIRCSTSEPQQHEEVEMTPIEMDTTQNDMQVTPTDVESSSAGDFSQSMQFTPPRIYEGDEGVVGEEVVVGEEAEEVVPIIQDQQVRVRPISNILKRIRRRKSERILKLKLGKTIGGVDDPGNSKGKAFDDGNLDLKFMY; encoded by the exons ATGGCCAAGTTTGGTATCCAAGTTAGTATGGGGCAATGTAGAAGAGCAAAGAAGTATGCACTGAATCTTGTTGAAGGTAGCCTTGTTAAACATTATGATAAGCTATGGTCATATGGTCATGAGATTTTAAGGACAAATCATGGGTCAACTGTGAAACTAGATGTGGAGGATGGTCCAGATGGAAAGAAATATTTTAGCAAGTTCTATTGTTGTTTTCAAGGAGTTAAACAAGGTTGGATTGAAGGGTGTAGAAGGATAATAGGTCTTGATGGATGTTTTCTTAAAGGTGTGTGTAAGGGGGAATTGCTTTGTGCTATTAGGAGGAATGAAAATGACAAGATATATCATATTGCTTGGGCAGTGGTTAATGTGGAGAACAAGCAGAATTGGAAGTGGTTTTTAGAGCTTCTCATTGATGATCTAAACTTGAATTTAGGAAATGGTTTCAGTTTAATGTCAGACCAACATAAG GGTTTGATAGAGGTTGTTAAAGAGTTACTGCCATATGTAGAGCATAAGCAGTGTGCTAGACATATTTGCCAGAATTTGCAGAAGAGATTCACTG TTGAAAATGGCTTCTTAGAAAGTTTTAATGCTGTAATAGTAGATGCCAGGAAGAAGCCCATAATAACCATGTCAGAGGATTTAAGATTATACATGATGGACAGAATCTACAACATTAAATTAAAGGGACAACAATGGGGAAATCATATTTGTCCAGAGATAAGGGATAAGGTGAATTTGCTTAAAAAAGTTCAAAGGCATTATCAGGTACTACCAAGTGGATTAAACCAGTTTGAGGGAATAAGAGAAACAGATGCATATGAGGTGGACTTAGAAAGGAAAACATGTTCATGTAGGTTGTGGCAATTGAATGGATATCGATGTACTCATTCTGTAGCTAGCATATCCTTTCTTAATAGGGATGTAGAAGCCTATGTAGACAACATGTTTAGCACAACCACATTTAGGAAGGAATACAATTACAAAATTGCCCCCATGAATAGCAGTGACATGTGGTCAGAGACAAATTATACTCCACCATTGCCTCCTATTAGTAGAAGGATGCCTGGTAGGCCAGCTACTAAGAGGAAGAAATCCACTACAGAGAATACAGGAACACACAGGGTTTCTAAGGATGAAAAGAAAATTAGAT GTAGTACAAGTGAACCACAACAACATGAAGAGGTTGAAATGACTCCAATTGAGATGGATACTACTCAAAATGATATGCAAGTTACTCCTACTGATGTTGAATCCAGTAGTGCAGGGGATTTTAGTCAGTCTATGCAATTTACTCCACCTAGAATTTATGAAGGTGATGAGGGTGTTGTAGGTGAGGAAGTTGTTGTGGGTGAGGAAGCCGAGGAGGTTGTTCCTATTATCCAGGACCAACAGGTAAGGGTTAGGCCaatttcaaatattttgaagagGATAAGAAGAAGAAAGTCAGAGAGAATATTGAAGCTGAAATTAGGCAAAACAATTGGTGGTGTTGATGATCCAGGAAATTCTAAAGGAAAAGCTTTT GATGATGGTAATTTGGATTTAAAGTTTATGTATTAG
- the LOC111913519 gene encoding calmodulin-binding protein 60 A, with product MAVINQQLDDDNNREAGGSTRSSIDEFARANASKEAEMEGVIRLYLENIWPTFHINLPSEDEKNHEAGGSTSSVDELAMVSTSTDRKAEMVIRICKETLWPMICAEINAKHQNILSMVKEKYGLDLMTGRTWNSGNTASTSGSPVFQFQFLNGISTPVSTSKNIEGKDDKPFVVALVDQSSGQIVTTGTEAATEIEIVVLEGDCNDFETENWTSYEFNNKIIREWKGKKVLQGNTFLKLKEGIVYVNKISFTHNSTWKGKRICRLGARSKDAIFGTRVKEAKTESFLVKDKRNFKYNKHEHPSSSDEVYRLHGINHRSDCFKHLIKANIKTVMDLRTLNAINPEKLKDILKVRPNDWKIIMDHAHKCKDDNGIYLYLNSRDDQNKHGVAFNVYGHLVGLVSDSLFLPLDELSNEKKADGEKIVVSASEQWREVVFFEDEASLINHLQPPTITTLNSFPYGDLNLVIPQKNNPTRLITTIESHRKSNFIVGVTPMGGQSSQNRKRLASEHAISNSPKKPRDETDDEDFMQYLNFSQSQAQKWKTSVWCVVGWISIFSKVRNPSTVTNGLCSPIQHVQI from the exons ATGGCGGTGATTAATCAGCAGTTGGATGATGATAACAACCGTGAAGCAGGAGGAAGCACAAGAAGTTCAATTGATGAATTCGCTAGGGCTAATGCTTCCAAAGA GGCGGAAATGGAGGGGGTCATTCGTCTATACCTTGAAAATATATGGCCTACGTTTCATATCAAt CTGCCGTCTGAAGATGAGAAGAACCATGAGGCAGGAGGAAGTACAAGTTCGGTGGATGAACTCGCAATGGTTTCTACTTCAACAGATAGAAA GGCGGAAATGGTGATCCGCATATGCAAGGAAACTTTATGGCCTATGATTTGTGcagag ATCAACGCAAAGCACCAAAACATTCTTTCCATGGTTAAGGAGAAATATGGCTTGGATCTGATGACAGGCAGGACATG GAATTCTGGTAACACAGCAAGTACTTCAGGATCACCAGTTTTCCAATTCCAGTTCTTAAACGGAATCTCTACACCCGTTTCTACAAGCAAGAATATTGAAGGAAAGGACGATAAACCCTTTGTAGTAGCTTTGGTTGATCAAAGCTCAGGGCAGATTGTCACGACTGGGACTGAAGCTGCAACAGAAATTGAAATAGTCGTTCTTGAGGGCGATTGTAATGATTTCGAAACAGAGAATTGGACTTCTTATGAATTTAACAATAAGATCATCCGTGAATGGAAAGGCAAGAAAGTGCTTCAAGGAAACACTTTCCTAAAACTAAAAGAAGGTATTGTTTATGTTAATAAGATTTCATTCACACACAATTCAACCTGGAAGGGAAAAAGAATCTGTAGGCTGGGTGCAAGGTCAAAGGATGCTATTTTTGGCACTAGGGTAAAAGAAGCAAAAACAGAATCCTTTCTCGTTAAAGACAAACGCAATTTCA AGTACAACAAGCATGAGCATCCATCCTCATCCGacgaagtgtatcgattacatggGATCAACCATCGTAGTGATTGCTTTAAACATTTGATAAAAGCAAACATAAAAACTGTGATGGACCTCCGTACTCTCAATGCAATTAATCCAGAGAAGCTCAAAGAT ATACTTAAGGTTCGTCCTAATGACTGGAAGATCATAATGGACCATGCACACAAGTGTAAGGACGATAATGGGATATACTTGTACCTTAATTCAAGAGATGATCAAAACAAACATGGTGTGGCTTTTAATGTTTATGGACATTTGGTGGGATTAGTTTCCGATTCTCTCTTCCTTCCTTTGGATGAGCTTTCCAACGAGAAAAAG GCTGATGGTGAAAAGATAGTAGTATCAGCATCTGAACAGTGGAGGGAAGTCGTCTTTTTCGAAGATGAGGCTTCCCTCATTAACCATCTTCAGCCGCCCACCATTACCACCCTGAACTCATTCCCTTATGGCGACCTTAACTTGGTGATTCCTCAGAAAAACAATCCCACAAGACTTATTACAACCATCGAGAGCCACCGGAAAAGTAATTTTATTGTCGGAGTAACGCCAATGGGTGGTCAATCAAGTCAAAACCGCAAACGGCTTGCATCTGAACACGCTATCTCAAACTCCCCTAAAAAACCGAGAGATGAAACCGATGATGAAGATTTTATGCAGTATCTTAATTTTTCACAATCACAGGCACAAAAATGGAAGACGTCTGTGTGGTGTGTGGTAGGTTGGatttccatcttctcaaaagtacGCAATCCATCAACTGTTACAAATGGTCTTTGCAGCCCAATCCAGCACGTGCAGATTTAG